A single Scleropages formosus chromosome 4, fSclFor1.1, whole genome shotgun sequence DNA region contains:
- the LOC108934161 gene encoding protein sprouty homolog 4-like produces MKDKDLAMESRVPHHIPGVSSSVVVQPLLDARVPYGRLQHPLAIFPIDRMKSSRVENDYIDSPAVVLQPPASQKFTRGLHEASLGASHPSRGHPHDVTHPWIAFGGRPGSVGSSSSGSASSEQRLLDHAAPAPAAEARSGFAGASGFQPKILNYEPADPKCSAAAKAHVLPCETCGKCRCTECTLPRTLPSCWVCNQECLCSAQSLVDAATCMCLVKGVFYHCTDEEDEEGSCADRPCSCGPSNRCARWTFMGALSLVLPCLLCYLPAAGCAKLSQRCYDGARRPGCRCKNSQTVKCLEGKGSELGVQTS; encoded by the coding sequence ATGAAGGACAAAGACCTAGCGATGGAGTCTCGGGTTCCCCACCACATTCCTGGAGTGTCCTCCTCTGTTGTGGTGCAGCCCCTGCTGGACGCCCGTGTCCCCTACGGAAGGCTGCAGCACCCCCTCGCCATCTTCCCCATCGACCGCATGAAGTCCTCCCGTGTGGAGAACGACTACATCGACAGCCCCGCTGTAGTGCTGCAGCCACCGGCCAGCCAGAAGTTCACCAGGGGGCTCCACGAAGCCTCTCTCGGGGCCTCTCACCCCTCCAGGGGACACCCGCATGACGTCACGCACCCCTGGATCGCTTTTGGCGGACGTCCTGGCTCcgtgggcagcagcagcagcggaagCGCTTCCTCGGAGCAGAGGTTGCTGGACCACGCCGCCCCGGCCCCAGCGGCGGAGGCGCGCTCCGGCTTCGCGGGGGCCTCTGGCTTCCAGCCCAAGATCCTCAACTACGAGCCTGCGGACCCAAAGTGCTCAGCTGCAGCGAAGGCGCATGTGCTCCCGTGCGAGACGTGCGGGAAGTGCCGGTGCACGGAGTGCACCCTTCCCCGGACGCTGCCCTCCTGCTGGGTGTGCAACCAGGAGTGCCTGTGCTCCGCCCAGAGCTTGGTGGATGCGGCTACTTGCATGTGCCTGGTCAAGGGTGTGTTTTACCACTGCACCGACGAAGAGGACGAGGAGGGCTCTTGCGCCGACCGGCCTTGCTCGTGTGGGCCGTCCAACCGCTGTGCCCGTTGGACCTTCATGGGCGCCCTCTCCCTGGTGCTGCCCTGTCTGCTCTGCTACCTGCCGGCCGCAGGCTGTGCcaagctctcccagaggtgcTACGATGGCGCCCGGCGTCCGGGCTGTCGCTGCAAGAACTCGCAGACCGTCAAATGtttggagggaaaagggagTGAGCTGGGGGTACAGACTTCCTGA